A section of the Marinoscillum sp. 108 genome encodes:
- a CDS encoding energy transducer TonB, translated as MSRELVLVILIVLIASLTGASQPSDVDNGYERGKLENGYKVGVWEYFGNGDSVELKINYDKGTLVYLKPDTSKYFVMIDSVWTYKHVNPYPRYLGAYAEFYTILGNNINYPTAARRDQIEGTVFLIFEVNTIGKAVNIAVLNDNGGYFTDEIIDVFNLIPNLWLTASYNGKNVPSKFILPFYFKLTGEKESSAFDITTLSTLEGKKLLEVIVTTPRPK; from the coding sequence ATGAGTAGAGAATTAGTCTTAGTTATACTTATAGTACTTATTGCCTCCTTGACAGGCGCTAGTCAGCCATCGGATGTTGACAATGGTTATGAAAGAGGAAAATTGGAAAATGGTTATAAAGTAGGTGTTTGGGAGTATTTCGGGAACGGTGATTCCGTAGAACTCAAAATCAATTACGACAAAGGAACACTTGTTTATCTTAAGCCAGACACGAGCAAATACTTTGTGATGATAGATTCTGTCTGGACATACAAACACGTGAACCCTTACCCTAGGTATCTTGGCGCATATGCCGAATTCTATACGATACTGGGAAATAATATCAATTATCCTACAGCAGCGAGAAGAGATCAGATTGAAGGAACGGTCTTTCTCATCTTTGAAGTAAACACAATTGGGAAGGCAGTGAACATCGCGGTATTAAACGACAATGGTGGTTATTTCACCGACGAAATAATAGATGTATTCAACCTGATTCCTAATCTGTGGTTAACTGCTAGCTATAACGGTAAGAACGTCCCTTCGAAATTTATCTTACCTTTTTATTTTAAACTCACTGGAGAAAAGGAATCATCAGCTTTTGATATAACCACTTTGAGCACCTTGGAAGGAAAGAAGTTGTTAGAAGTAATTGTTACTACGCCAAGACCTAAATAA
- a CDS encoding DUF4199 domain-containing protein: MNAQLKKALQFGLISGLVIIISWWITQLIFAPAEGEPYDFSQGEFLGYLTMIVALSAVFLGIKNYRDTTLAGVISFKKAFFMGLYIVLVASGIYVVGWMIYYPNFMPDFMDQYSAYQMQEYTKEGMSAAEIAVKQQEMKEWMELYENPLVMAGFTFLEIFPVGLLISAISAVILKKKK; the protein is encoded by the coding sequence ATGAACGCACAACTTAAAAAGGCTTTGCAGTTTGGGCTGATCAGCGGACTGGTCATCATCATTAGCTGGTGGATTACTCAGCTCATTTTTGCTCCGGCAGAGGGCGAACCGTATGATTTCTCCCAGGGGGAGTTTTTGGGTTATCTGACCATGATCGTGGCACTGTCCGCGGTGTTTCTAGGCATCAAAAACTATCGGGATACCACTTTGGCGGGAGTAATCTCATTCAAGAAGGCCTTCTTTATGGGACTTTACATTGTGCTGGTGGCTTCCGGCATCTATGTAGTGGGTTGGATGATTTACTACCCCAATTTCATGCCTGACTTTATGGACCAGTACTCGGCATATCAGATGCAGGAGTATACCAAAGAAGGAATGAGTGCTGCGGAGATCGCAGTGAAGCAGCAGGAGATGAAGGAGTGGATGGAACTCTATGAGAACCCACTGGTGATGGCCGGATTTACCTTTTTGGAGATTTTCCCTGTGGGACTCCTGATATCGGCCATTTCTGCGGTCATTCTGAAAAAGAAAAAGTGA
- a CDS encoding TrkA family potassium uptake protein has product MNKQLESLITAVALFIFSLLVGLTGFTLIEDLNFVNALYMTIITVGTVGFTEVKELSSAGRVFTSIYILMNLGLFAYVVSVVSSYFFEGKLKTIFKSYRSGMEISKLKNHVIVCGFGRNGSMACDELQKSGKEFVIIEKDPEMVQVIPDSMKQFIGDATEDDHLRIVGIEKASTIIITTPSDAANVFITLTARHLNDQIMIIVRASSKDTENKLYRAGANKVVMPDILGGMFMAQLVTKPIVIEFLDLLNGVSETSYHLEEVGYENLKPEYKDKTLKELNIAASTGVIVLGVKDNIKGLIPAPSADTFIGEDDYLIVLGSDAKLKAFVKEYTVLNYNDL; this is encoded by the coding sequence ATGAACAAGCAACTGGAGAGTCTCATTACAGCGGTTGCCCTCTTTATATTTAGCCTATTGGTAGGCCTTACCGGGTTTACCCTTATCGAAGACCTGAACTTTGTCAATGCTCTGTATATGACGATCATCACGGTGGGTACAGTGGGTTTCACAGAGGTGAAAGAGCTCAGTTCTGCCGGAAGGGTTTTTACTTCTATTTATATCCTCATGAACCTTGGGCTGTTCGCTTATGTGGTTTCGGTGGTCTCCAGCTACTTTTTCGAGGGAAAACTAAAAACAATCTTTAAAAGCTATCGATCGGGTATGGAAATCAGTAAACTAAAAAACCATGTCATTGTGTGCGGGTTTGGCCGAAACGGCAGCATGGCTTGTGATGAGTTGCAAAAGAGTGGTAAAGAATTTGTAATCATCGAAAAGGATCCGGAGATGGTTCAGGTTATTCCTGATTCGATGAAGCAGTTTATAGGAGATGCCACAGAAGATGATCACCTGCGTATTGTAGGCATCGAAAAGGCCAGCACCATTATCATCACCACACCCTCAGATGCTGCCAATGTGTTTATTACCCTCACCGCGCGCCACCTCAATGATCAAATCATGATCATTGTGAGGGCCTCCAGCAAAGACACAGAAAATAAGCTATACAGGGCAGGGGCCAATAAAGTGGTGATGCCAGATATACTCGGTGGTATGTTTATGGCCCAGCTGGTTACCAAGCCGATTGTTATAGAGTTTCTGGACCTGCTCAATGGGGTGTCTGAAACCAGTTACCACCTGGAGGAGGTGGGGTATGAAAATCTGAAGCCCGAGTACAAGGACAAGACATTGAAAGAGCTGAATATAGCAGCGTCCACCGGCGTGATCGTGCTGGGGGTGAAAGATAATATCAAGGGGCTGATCCCTGCGCCTTCGGCAGACACCTTCATAGGAGAGGATGATTACTTAATAGTGCTGGGGTCAGACGCCAAGCTGAAAGCATTCGTGAAGGAGTACACGGTGCTTAATTATAATGATTTGTGA
- a CDS encoding heavy metal transporter codes for MTKIIRKTLPRDISVGVLVIIFAIVFFLAGQLFEKNQPNIEQFTSIYLGEFLVSTAVIVMILILWEEILFPVKIKPDGDGLIFRNHATKLIVQALIYLIIPAIVVFLVFTYEVSPFRFYGWAAVCTILPVVGKLVSGINNYNDFLKLTTSSIAYKNNEKEGVIELKDIQQIRMIKDDSNDLQKLELDLTSGAPITIDLDEMELEAYYESIEEYIKTHYKSSL; via the coding sequence ATGACCAAAATCATTCGCAAGACCCTCCCCAGGGATATCAGTGTTGGGGTATTAGTGATCATTTTTGCTATTGTCTTTTTCCTGGCTGGTCAGCTTTTTGAAAAAAATCAGCCCAACATTGAACAATTCACGAGCATCTATCTCGGGGAGTTTTTGGTAAGCACTGCGGTCATCGTGATGATCCTGATCCTGTGGGAGGAAATTCTTTTCCCCGTGAAAATCAAACCAGATGGTGATGGATTGATTTTTCGGAATCATGCCACAAAGTTGATTGTGCAGGCCCTGATTTACCTGATCATTCCGGCCATTGTGGTCTTCCTGGTTTTCACGTACGAAGTAAGCCCTTTCCGCTTTTACGGATGGGCAGCGGTTTGTACGATTCTGCCGGTAGTGGGTAAGCTGGTATCCGGCATCAACAATTACAATGACTTTTTGAAGCTCACCACCAGTTCGATCGCGTATAAAAACAATGAGAAGGAAGGGGTCATCGAACTGAAAGATATCCAACAGATTCGCATGATTAAGGATGACTCCAATGATCTTCAGAAGTTGGAATTGGACTTGACCTCAGGAGCTCCTATCACCATTGACCTGGATGAAATGGAGCTTGAAGCTTATTATGAATCCATTGAGGAATACATCAAGACTCACTACAAGAGTTCGTTGTAG